One window from the genome of Emys orbicularis isolate rEmyOrb1 chromosome 22, rEmyOrb1.hap1, whole genome shotgun sequence encodes:
- the NMNAT1 gene encoding nicotinamide/nicotinic acid mononucleotide adenylyltransferase 1 has translation MENPDNKTQVVLLACGSFNPITNMHLRLFELAKDYLHETGKYNVIKGIISPVGDAYKKKSLISANHRVTMAKLATESSDWVQVDDWESSQNEWLETLKVLRYHHQKLASSNPANSLQNAVPLIKPGRKRKQEANRYIPVKKNQLSPETKGVPQLKLLCGADMLESFGIPNLWKLEDITEIVANHGLVCITRAGNNAQKFIYESDTLWQHKNNIHLVEEWITNDISSTKIRRALRRGQSVRYLVPDAVRAYIEKHNLYSPESEDRNAEVILAPLQKYARGCKQEQTL, from the exons ATGGAGAATCCAGATAACAAGACACAGGTCGTTCTGCTGGCCTGTGGTTCTTTCAATCCAATCACCAACATGCATCTGAGGCTGTTTGAACTGGCTAAAGACTATTTGCATGAAACAG GAAAATACAACGTAATCAAAGGAATCATTTCCCCAGTGGGTGATGCATATAAGAAGAAAAGTTTGATCAGTGCCAATCACCGAGTAACCATGGCAAAGCTTGCTACAGAAAGCTCAGACTGGGTGCAAGTTGATGACTGGGAAAGCAGCCAGAATGAGTGGCTGGAGACACTCAAAGTTCTAAG ATACCATCATCAGAAACTTGCATCTTCTAATCCTGCTAACAGTCTGCAGAATGCTGTACCTCTAATAAAGCCAGGCCGAAAGAGAAAACAGGAAGCAAATAGATACATTCCTGTAAAAAAGAATCAACTGAGTCCAGAAACAAAAG GTGTCCCACAGCTGAAGCTGCTCTGCGGAGCTGACATGCTGGAGTCCTTTGGAATCCCCAACTTGTGGAAGCTGGAAGACATCACTGAAATTGTGGCAAACCATGGCCTTGTCTGCATAACCAGAGCTGGAAACAATGCACAGAAATTTATCTATGAATCTGACACGCTTTGGCAACACAAGAATAACATTCACCTGGTAGAAGAGTGGATCACCAATGACATCTCTTCCACCAAGATCCGGAGAGCACTGAGGAGAGGACAGAGCGTCCGTTACCTGGTCCCTGATGCAGTCCGGGCTTACATTGAAAAACACAACCTGTATAGTCCAGAAAGTGAAGACAGGAATGCTGAGGTTATTCTGGCCCCTTTACAGAAATATGCTAGGGGGTGTAAGCAGGAACAGACACTGTAA
- the RBP7 gene encoding retinoid-binding protein 7, with translation MPVDFSGTWNLMSSDNFEGYMLALGIDFATRKIAKMLKPQKVIEQEGDSFSIQTTSTFRSYFVQFKIGEEFEEDNKGLDHRKCKSVVTWDNDKLVCVQTGDKNNRGWTHWIEGDQLYLELRCEDQVCKQVYKRA, from the exons ATGCCTGTGGATTTCAGTGGTACCTGGAACCTCATGAGCAGTGACAACTTTGAAGGTTACATGCTGGCTTTGG GTATTGACTTTGCAACTCGCAAGATAGCAAAaatgctgaagccacagaagGTGATTGAACAGGAAGGTGATTCATTCTCCATCCAAACCACCAGCACTTTCAGAAGTTACTTTGTCCAGTTCAAAATTGGAGAGGAGTTTGAGGAAGACAATAAAGGTCTAGATCATAGAAAATGCAAG aGTGTGGTTACCTGGGACAATGACAAGCTTGTTTGTGTCCAGACTGGAGACAAGAACAACAGGGGCTGGACTCATTGGATTGAAGGAGATCAGCTATATCTG GAGCTCCGCTGTGAGGACCAAGTATGCAAACAGGTTTACAAGAGAGCTTGA